In one window of Saccharomyces paradoxus chromosome VII, complete sequence DNA:
- the AMA1 gene encoding Ama1p (Activator of meiotic anaphase promoting complex (APC/C)~similar to YGR225W): MATPHLNYRYNSRNSNKNINSSGNATEVDRFIPKSVSRNAYKSIPMLNGFDISYSELCEKSPSPERLSSPEFFNELRNTGNYESISATNEFSMSSVSSSSESQVTRNGSARASKRDYSKLTKEQKDHRKNIAHSLGFQLPDRVFTFETTNAEIKEKNQAIKNSLAPGSCARIQTTFDFSTLSPDVARYYIANSNARSASPQRQVQRPVKRVKSHIPYRVLDAPCLRNDFYSNLISWSRTTNNVLVGLGCSVYIWSEKEGAVSILDHQYLSEKRDLVTCVSFCPYNTYFIVGTKFGRILLYDQKEFFHSSKTNEKEPVFVFQTESFKGICCLEWFKPGEICKFYIGEENGNVSLFEIKSLHFPMKKWNKRQKYEEENLIGLKLHSTYQAQAQQVCDTNNNITKGISLNEHSNLLAVGGNDNSCSLWDISDLDRPVKKFVLPHKAAVKAIAFCPWSKSLLATGGGSKDRCIKFWHTSTGTLLDEIYTSGQVTSLIWSLRHKQIVATFGFGDTRNPVLITLYSYPKLSKLLEVRSPNPLRVLSAVISPSSMAICVATNDETIRFYELWNDKEEIINEIQESGIYGSNIIEYMEGIETTHNKRIR; encoded by the exons atggctACTCCCCATCTAAATTACAGATACAACTCCAGAAACTctaacaaaaatatcaattcCAGCGGAAATGCCACAGAAGTTGACCGTTTCATTCCAAAATCAGTTTCAAGAAATGCTTATAAGTCTATTCCTATGTTGAATGGGTTTGATATAAGCTATTCAGAACTTTGTGAGAAATCTCCTTCGCCTGAGCGGCTATCATCCCCCGAATTCTTTAACGAACTGCGAAACACCGGGAACTACGAATCAATCAGTGCAACAAATGAATTTTCCATGTCAAGTGTATCCAGCTCTTCTGAAAGTCAGGTTACCAGAAATGGAAGCGCAAGAGCTTCAAAAAGAGattattcaaaattaaCTAAAGAGCAAAAGGACCATAGAAAAAACATCGCTCATTCCCTTGGTTTTCAATTGCCTGACCGTGTCTTTACATTTGAGACTACAAACGCTGAAATTAAGGAAAAGAATCAAGCCATCAAAAATAGCTTAGCGCCAGGAAGTTGCGCCAGAATACAAACAACCTTTGACTTTAGTACACTCTCGCCCGATGTCGCTCGTTACTATATTGCTAATTCTAACGCAAGATCAGCTTCCCCACAAAGACAAGTGCAAAGACCTGTTAAACGAGTAAAGTCACATATTCCGTACCGTGTATTGGATGCACCTTGCTTGAGAAATGATTTTTATTCGAATTTAATTTCCTGGTCAAGAACTACGAACAACGTTCTGGTGGGACTGGGTTGCTCTGTCTACATCTGGTCAGAGAAGGAAGGAGCGGTATCTATATTGGACCACCAATATTTAAGTGAAAAGAGGGATCTAGTGACGTGTGTTTCATTCTGTCCTTATAATACATATTTCATTGTTGGTACAAAATTTGGCcgtattcttctttatgatcaaaaagaatttttccattCCAGCAAGACAAACGAAAAGGAACCAGtatttgttttccaaaCCGAATCCTTTAAAGGGATATGTTGCCTAGAATGGTTTAAACCAGGTGAAATTTGCAAATTTTATATTGGAGAGGAAAATGGCAACGTAAGCCTCTTTGAAATAAAGAGTTTACATTTCCCcatgaaaaaatggaataaaagacaaaaatacgaagaagaaaatttaataGGATTGAAACTTCATTCCACATACCAAGCTCAGGCACAACAAGTCTGTG ATACTAACAATAACATTACTAAAGGTATTTCGCTGAATGAACACTCAAATCTGCTCGCAGTTGGTGGAAACGATAATTCTTGCAGTTTATGGGATATTTCCGACTTGGATAGACCTGTGAAAAAGTTTGTTCTTCCTCATAAAGCGGCCGTGAAGGCCATTGCGTTCTGTCCTTGGTCGAAGTCTTTGTTAGCTACGGGTGGTGGAAGTAAAGACAGATGTATCAAGTTTTGGCATACATCAACGGGCACATTGTTGGATGAGATTTACACCTCAGGACAGGTAACCTCTTTGATATGGTCGTTAAGACATAAACAGATTGTTGCCACTTTTGGATTCGGTGATACTAGGAATCCTGTATTGATAACACTATATTCATATCCAAAATTATCAAAGCTACTTGAAGTTAGATCACCGAACCCTTTACGTGTACTGAGTGCCGTAATCTCCCCAAGTTCCATGGCAATTTGCGTTGCCACTAACGATGAAACAATTAGATTTTATGAATTATGGAAtgacaaagaagaaataatcaaTGAGATCCAAGAAAGTGGGATATATGGATCTAATATTATAGAGTATATGGAGGGGATCGAAACAACACAtaacaaaagaataagataa